A single window of Danio rerio strain Tuebingen ecotype United States chromosome 15, GRCz12tu, whole genome shotgun sequence DNA harbors:
- the cysltr2b gene encoding cysteinyl leukotriene receptor 2 — protein sequence MRSLDTVPTNNCSISQFKHTVYPIAYLFIFFLGLVGNITSLVFFVASSVRKKVSLTPVNILMLNLLLSDLMLVCSLPFRASYFLMDSNWVFGDVTCRIMSYVFYINMYGSVYFLTVLSMVRFVAIVKPFAYVRWQNPRRAWIICVVIWMIVSLASIPLLKAGTHEENEKTRCLDLGHSNLETIIILNRGVLFLGFVVPFAIISVCYIFAAVYLIKLKKRNQRSQFNQKKSCSLVIIVLLIFLACFMPYHVVRTLFLEAERDIKINGYGDSCLYIETLRKAAVVTHVLASGNSCLDPLLFIFVGENFIRFWKHQSPRRQSCMIEQNVKA from the coding sequence ATGAGGAGTTTGGATACGGTCCCCACAAACAACTGCTCCATCAGCCAGTTCAAGCACACCGTCTACCCCATCGCCTACCTGTTCATCTTCTTCCTCGGGCTGGTCGGCAACATCACCTCGCTCGTCTTCTTCGTTGCTTCTTCAGTCCGAAAAAAGGTGTCTTTAACTCCGGTGAACATCCTCATGCTCAATCTCCTGCTGTCGGATCTGATGCTGGTGTGCTCGCTGCCTTTCCGGGCCTCCTACTTCCTCATGGACTCCAATTGGGTTTTTGGAGATGTAACCTGCCGGATCATGTCTTACGTCTTCTACATTAATATGTACGGAAGTGTCTACTTTCTGACCGTACTTAGTATGGTTCGGTTCGTGGCCATTGTCAAGCCGTTCGCGTATGTACGCTGGCAAAACCCACGACGGGCCTGGATCATCTGCGTTGTTATTTGGATGATCGTTTCTCTGGCCTCCATCCCGCTTCTGAAAGCAGGAACGCATGAGGAGAATGAAAAAACCAGATGTCTGGATTTGGGACACTCCAATTTGGAAACTATTATCATTTTAAACCGTGGTGTGCTGTTTTTGGGATTTGTCGTGCCTTTCGCGATCATCTCTGTGTGTTATATCTTTGCGGCTGTGTATTTGATAAAGCTCAAGAAGAGGAACCAAAGATCTCAGTTCAACCAGAAAAAGTCCTGCTCTCTCGTCATCATAGTTTTACTGATTTTCCTGGCCTGCTTCATGCCTTATCATGTCGTCCGAACTCTATTTTTGGAGGCTGAGAGGGATATTAAAATCAACGGTTATGGCGATTCTTGCCTTTACATCGAAACTTTAAGAAAAGCGGCAGTCGTCACACACGTTCTGGCGTCTGGAAACAGCTGTCTGGATCCGCTGCTGTTCATTTTTGTTGGGGAAAACTTCATCCGCTTTTGGAAGCACCAGTCACCCAGAAGACAGAGTTGTATGATTGAGCAGAATGTAAAAGCGTAA